A stretch of Cytophagales bacterium DNA encodes these proteins:
- a CDS encoding TolC family protein has protein sequence MKHKFLTAILLVITVLPCVKAQDDLSLNDAVIIGLERNFDIKVEQRNIEIAQMNNNWAALFPSLSASLQGSRNTFDNREALSPFAILAKTTTNQIQPGVNVNWNLLSIANITVGKRQLEQLQAESQGNADIVVANTLQAIVLGYYGAVLQERRLDEFGKQLALSSDKYELLKVRLEVGTAVTTDLLLEEGNYLTDSVNYVNQLLVYQNAVSNLNFLLDEPNPARQYNFTDDLDVEYNELSYEDLEQQIESQNVDLRKQYLTQQVLASTTRLRQLDRYPTLSLGGNYSWTRNRQDISDWPLDFRTDQQTGAVTNAGNNENFTYGINFTISWNLFQGGQVNRAIREAVLREDIANIQTERLKATIRRDLVQALDQYRVRKQLFDINDRRYQASVQNLEISEERFKNGTINSFDYRTVQNNNLAAATVRLQSIFDLLDSQVTLMRLTGGLTQKYGQ, from the coding sequence ATGAAACATAAGTTTTTAACGGCAATCCTTCTGGTAATCACGGTTTTGCCGTGCGTGAAGGCGCAGGATGATCTTTCGCTCAATGATGCGGTAATCATAGGGCTTGAGCGCAACTTTGATATTAAAGTTGAACAAAGGAACATCGAGATCGCACAGATGAATAATAACTGGGCGGCCCTGTTTCCCAGTTTATCTGCCAGCCTTCAGGGTAGCAGAAACACGTTCGATAACCGAGAGGCCCTGAGTCCATTTGCTATTTTAGCAAAAACGACAACCAACCAGATCCAACCTGGTGTAAATGTGAACTGGAACCTGCTGAGTATCGCTAACATTACTGTTGGGAAGCGGCAATTGGAGCAATTGCAGGCCGAATCTCAAGGCAATGCAGATATCGTAGTAGCTAACACCCTACAGGCCATTGTGCTTGGTTATTATGGGGCAGTTTTGCAAGAGCGAAGACTTGACGAGTTCGGCAAACAATTGGCACTAAGTAGTGACAAGTATGAACTATTGAAGGTTCGGTTGGAAGTAGGTACGGCAGTTACAACGGACTTGTTATTGGAAGAAGGCAATTACCTGACGGATAGTGTTAATTACGTCAACCAGTTGCTGGTTTATCAAAATGCAGTTTCCAATTTGAATTTCCTGTTGGATGAACCTAATCCAGCTCGACAGTACAATTTCACGGATGATCTTGATGTGGAATACAATGAGCTTTCCTATGAGGACCTGGAACAACAGATTGAATCACAGAACGTGGATCTACGCAAACAGTACCTCACGCAGCAAGTATTGGCATCAACCACAAGGTTGCGTCAATTGGATCGTTATCCGACTTTGAGTTTAGGAGGAAATTATTCCTGGACCCGAAATCGGCAGGATATCAGTGACTGGCCGCTTGATTTCAGAACTGATCAACAAACAGGTGCAGTTACGAATGCAGGGAACAATGAAAACTTTACCTATGGTATAAACTTCACCATCTCCTGGAACCTCTTTCAAGGAGGACAAGTAAATCGTGCGATCCGAGAAGCAGTATTGAGAGAAGATATCGCCAATATTCAGACAGAAAGACTGAAAGCCACGATTCGTAGGGACCTGGTGCAAGCATTGGACCAGTACCGGGTTAGAAAGCAGTTATTTGATATCAACGATCGCCGCTACCAGGCATCCGTTCAGAATCTGGAAATTTCTGAGGAGCGATTTAAGAATGGTACCATCAATTCCTTTGATTATCGAACGGTGCAAAATAATAATCTCGCCGCAGCGACAGTTCGATTACAATCCATCTTTGACCTGCTGGATTCTCAGGTTACATTGATGCGACTTACCGGGGGACTGACGCAGAAATACGGTCAGTAA
- a CDS encoding efflux RND transporter permease subunit — translation MRSIIEHFVKYPILANIVIALTLFAGALALVNTKKSFFPTAKDKIINISVAYPGASPEEMEEGVTLKVEEALKSIAGIDEINSTSSENSASISIETLDNYDIDELYTEVKNAVDGISSFPAGAEKPIIFKQRFRTTAQWLGLTGDVDLKTMKYYAEIIEDDLLARPGISQVNVTGFPPLEVSIEVSEETLRRYNLTFDQVVAAVRLNNRDVSAGSVKSSREEILIRSKAKSTDADIIGEMVVRSNPDGSDLLLRDVAVVKEQFADQPSKSFLNGEEAVFIEVRKLENEDLEQISVEVNDYVEEFNQKYSAVTLEVNWNFMEVLQQRLDLLTGNGLVGLLLVLVALGLFLNIKLSFWVAWGIPSSFLGMFILGAFVGLTINMISLFGMILVIGILVDDGIVIAENIYTHFEKTQNPIKAAVNGTMEVLPAVVTSVTTTIVAFTPLLLLTGGFEFLKDMAFVVIFSLGFSLLEAFFVLPAHLASKSVLKVKKEDTRSYKIRKAINGFIDYLRYQLYGRALSWTMRNRYISWSISVSFVVLIVGLLMGGQIKATFFPNIPFNSFQVNLAFKPGEREDKVEKFLKRFDDAIWSVNEKMQEEFDTDEDIIRFTFMNTGFGSGETGSHAGQVNVIYEELDDYGMNQFDLIERIRDEIGSVDEAEKFSVGADSRFGKPVSVRLIAKDYDQLTAATAALKKELTTISELKEIEDNVAVGRREMLFDLRPEAYFLGLNHSDVTTQIRQGFFGEEVQRFMKGNDELRVWVRYPNSGRQSVGQLEDIKIKTNSGQEFPLTQLADYEVERGVAGLRHFNTSRAVTVDAEMVDPFGEVPPIIENVQKNIIPKLQADFPSVKFDYGGQAEESQRAGQEIGTYFGGAFIVIFFILMITFRSAYQAVLIVGMVPMGWFCAMLGHGIESWINPDADFPVSILSAWGMFALSGVIINDAVVFLAKFNSLVKDEGMTVYQAAYQAGIARFRAIMLTSLTTVAGLFPLIKETSFQAQFLIPMAISVAYGVLFGTIIILLFFPVFILLMNDLRVGIKWLWTGKRPAREEVERVMIDEKRLEEYRESA, via the coding sequence ATGAGAAGCATTATCGAACATTTTGTCAAGTATCCGATACTTGCCAATATCGTCATTGCGCTTACGCTATTTGCGGGTGCGTTGGCGTTGGTTAATACCAAGAAGTCGTTCTTTCCTACGGCTAAGGATAAGATCATTAACATCAGTGTCGCGTATCCTGGTGCCTCTCCCGAGGAGATGGAAGAAGGAGTTACCCTAAAGGTAGAAGAGGCATTGAAATCCATTGCAGGAATCGATGAGATCAATTCTACTTCCTCTGAAAATTCAGCAAGCATTTCCATTGAAACGCTGGACAACTACGACATTGACGAGTTGTACACAGAAGTGAAGAATGCTGTAGATGGGATCAGTTCATTTCCGGCTGGTGCAGAGAAGCCCATCATTTTCAAGCAGCGATTTCGGACAACAGCACAATGGCTGGGGCTCACAGGAGATGTGGACCTCAAGACGATGAAGTATTATGCTGAGATCATTGAAGATGATCTTCTAGCCAGACCAGGGATCAGTCAGGTCAATGTGACGGGCTTCCCTCCATTAGAAGTTTCCATTGAGGTCAGTGAAGAGACCTTGCGACGTTACAACCTCACCTTTGACCAGGTAGTGGCCGCCGTTCGATTGAACAACCGGGATGTTTCTGCTGGTTCTGTGAAGTCAAGCCGGGAAGAGATCCTGATTCGATCAAAAGCAAAAAGTACGGATGCGGATATCATCGGTGAAATGGTCGTTCGCAGTAATCCTGACGGAAGTGACCTCTTGTTGAGAGATGTGGCGGTTGTCAAAGAACAGTTTGCAGATCAGCCGTCTAAAAGTTTTCTCAATGGCGAGGAAGCGGTTTTCATCGAAGTGCGGAAGCTTGAAAATGAAGACCTGGAGCAGATCTCGGTAGAGGTTAATGATTACGTTGAGGAGTTTAACCAGAAATACAGTGCAGTTACACTTGAGGTAAACTGGAACTTCATGGAGGTATTGCAGCAGCGACTGGACCTCCTTACTGGAAATGGCCTGGTAGGGCTTTTATTGGTTTTGGTGGCTTTAGGGTTATTCCTGAACATCAAGCTTTCTTTCTGGGTAGCCTGGGGAATTCCTTCTTCCTTTTTGGGGATGTTTATCCTCGGAGCTTTTGTCGGATTGACCATCAATATGATCTCGCTTTTCGGGATGATTCTGGTCATTGGAATTTTGGTGGATGATGGAATTGTAATTGCAGAGAACATCTATACACACTTTGAGAAGACGCAGAATCCAATCAAGGCAGCAGTAAATGGTACCATGGAAGTACTTCCCGCGGTAGTAACCTCCGTTACCACGACAATTGTGGCCTTTACGCCGCTATTATTGCTAACTGGCGGATTCGAATTCCTGAAAGACATGGCCTTTGTTGTGATCTTTAGCTTAGGCTTTTCATTGCTGGAGGCTTTCTTCGTGTTGCCGGCGCACCTGGCCAGTAAGAGTGTGTTAAAAGTGAAAAAAGAGGATACACGTAGCTACAAGATCCGAAAAGCCATCAATGGTTTCATTGATTATTTAAGGTATCAGTTGTATGGCCGGGCGTTATCCTGGACCATGCGCAACCGCTACATTTCCTGGTCCATCAGTGTCAGTTTTGTTGTCTTGATTGTAGGTCTGCTGATGGGTGGGCAGATCAAAGCGACGTTCTTTCCTAATATCCCGTTCAACAGTTTTCAGGTGAACCTGGCTTTCAAGCCCGGAGAAAGAGAAGACAAAGTGGAAAAATTTCTCAAGCGTTTTGACGATGCGATTTGGTCAGTCAATGAGAAGATGCAGGAAGAATTTGATACCGACGAGGACATCATTCGCTTCACCTTCATGAACACCGGATTTGGTAGTGGAGAAACGGGTTCGCATGCAGGACAGGTCAATGTGATCTACGAAGAGCTGGATGACTATGGCATGAACCAATTTGATTTGATCGAAAGGATCAGAGATGAGATTGGATCTGTAGATGAGGCAGAGAAGTTCAGTGTAGGTGCAGATAGTAGATTCGGCAAGCCAGTATCCGTCCGGTTGATCGCCAAAGATTATGATCAATTAACGGCGGCAACGGCTGCGCTGAAAAAAGAACTTACGACCATCTCCGAATTAAAGGAAATCGAGGATAATGTGGCCGTCGGTAGACGCGAAATGCTTTTTGACCTCCGTCCGGAAGCTTATTTTCTGGGTCTGAATCACAGTGATGTAACTACTCAGATTCGGCAAGGATTCTTTGGCGAGGAAGTGCAGCGATTCATGAAAGGAAATGATGAATTGCGCGTATGGGTGCGTTATCCCAATTCCGGAAGACAAAGTGTGGGCCAGTTAGAAGACATCAAAATCAAAACCAATAGCGGCCAGGAATTTCCTTTGACACAGTTGGCCGATTATGAAGTGGAGCGTGGAGTTGCTGGTCTAAGGCATTTTAATACCAGCCGTGCTGTCACCGTGGATGCGGAGATGGTCGATCCTTTCGGAGAGGTACCACCGATCATTGAGAATGTGCAGAAAAACATCATTCCTAAACTTCAGGCAGATTTTCCATCCGTAAAATTCGACTATGGGGGACAAGCTGAAGAAAGCCAGAGAGCTGGGCAGGAGATTGGTACCTATTTTGGAGGTGCCTTTATCGTTATCTTCTTCATTCTGATGATTACATTTCGGTCGGCTTATCAAGCCGTATTGATCGTAGGAATGGTGCCAATGGGGTGGTTTTGTGCCATGTTAGGGCATGGAATTGAATCATGGATAAACCCCGACGCTGATTTTCCGGTTTCCATATTGTCAGCCTGGGGCATGTTTGCATTATCGGGGGTTATCATCAACGATGCCGTGGTGTTCCTGGCAAAGTTTAATTCACTGGTGAAAGACGAGGGAATGACCGTTTATCAGGCAGCTTATCAGGCGGGTATTGCACGATTCAGAGCGATCATGCTGACCTCCCTGACGACTGTGGCGGGTCTGTTTCCATTGATCAAGGAAACCAGCTTTCAGGCACAGTTCCTGATTCCAATGGCTATTTCAGTGGCTTACGGAGTGTTGTTCGGTACGATCATTATTCTGCTGTTTTTCCCTGTTTTCATCCTACTCATGAACGATCTTCGCGTCGGAATCAAGTGGTTGTGGACAGGTAAAAGACCCGCAAGGGAAGAAGTAGAGCGTGTGATGATCGATGAAAAACGCCTTGAAGAATACCGGGAATCCGCATAA
- a CDS encoding efflux RND transporter periplasmic adaptor subunit, which translates to MKSRQLIVVVLAVSIIGGSAALAAFFASQKAPPEEKELTVSVRYVKTAPVEYSDVETSVVAFGRVETAQSLDLLSEVGGRMYEGKIRLKAGQNFRKGTLLFYIDDDEAALNLKSQKSNFLRDLAAILPDLKIDFSDSYDNWQEYFSKVDIDNALPELPENSDEKEKTFLATKGIYSSYYSIKSAESRLKKHRYYAPFDGSISEVAMETGAFVNPGTKIGKIIRAGAHELKVSVETRDISWIQEGAEVKIFSDETQQYWDGKVLRISDFVNQNTQSVDVFLAIQSNGQRLYDGQFLQAAIPARTIKDGMIMPRSAIYNRSEVFVLEDTLLKVKKINVVRLEQESAIFTGLEEGEALVVEPLINAHNNMVAKKLEEKEIDLERKTDAQGRLVSGSAGN; encoded by the coding sequence ATGAAGTCCCGTCAATTAATCGTTGTGGTTCTAGCGGTTTCGATCATCGGTGGATCGGCAGCGCTTGCGGCATTTTTTGCCAGCCAGAAAGCTCCTCCCGAGGAGAAGGAGCTTACCGTATCAGTTCGTTATGTAAAAACAGCGCCGGTTGAATATTCCGATGTAGAAACCAGTGTTGTTGCCTTCGGGCGTGTTGAAACTGCCCAGTCTTTAGATCTGCTTTCGGAAGTGGGTGGAAGAATGTATGAAGGTAAAATCCGACTAAAAGCCGGACAGAATTTCAGGAAAGGTACCTTGTTGTTCTACATCGATGATGACGAAGCAGCATTGAACCTTAAATCTCAAAAAAGCAACTTCTTACGTGATCTGGCGGCGATTCTGCCTGATTTGAAGATAGATTTTAGCGATTCTTACGATAACTGGCAGGAATACTTTTCCAAAGTTGATATCGATAATGCGTTACCAGAGTTGCCTGAGAACAGCGATGAGAAAGAGAAGACATTCCTGGCAACAAAAGGGATTTACTCTTCTTACTACAGCATTAAAAGTGCGGAAAGCAGGTTGAAAAAACATCGCTACTACGCGCCATTTGATGGAAGTATTTCCGAAGTGGCCATGGAAACAGGTGCATTCGTAAATCCCGGTACCAAAATTGGTAAAATCATAAGAGCCGGAGCTCATGAACTCAAAGTGAGTGTGGAAACCCGCGACATCAGTTGGATACAAGAAGGGGCAGAGGTAAAGATCTTCAGTGATGAAACCCAACAATACTGGGATGGGAAAGTGCTGAGAATCTCAGATTTTGTGAATCAAAATACACAATCTGTAGATGTCTTTTTGGCCATTCAATCAAATGGTCAGCGTCTTTACGATGGGCAATTCCTGCAGGCGGCTATTCCCGCAAGAACGATCAAAGATGGCATGATCATGCCCAGAAGCGCGATCTACAATCGAAGTGAAGTTTTTGTACTGGAAGATACCTTATTGAAAGTGAAAAAGATCAATGTAGTTCGATTAGAACAGGAGTCGGCGATTTTCACAGGCCTTGAAGAAGGAGAAGCATTGGTAGTGGAGCCTCTGATCAATGCACACAATAATATGGTGGCGAAGAAGCTTGAGGAAAAGGAGATTGACCTGGAACGCAAGACCGATGCTCAGGGGCGTCTCGTGTCAGGATCTGCAGGGAATTAA
- a CDS encoding HAMP domain-containing sensor histidine kinase, with product MESTSQLKAELKKAQDQIAELHREKKSFLKIVSHDLRSPISRIIGFADLLKRDLVDDEDLRPFAENIEAAGWNLSKTIARIVEVEHFLSEDRELIFQSVDLHASAESLVFDLQDKYPSAQIVISESADPVEAKVDKPYFDHIFTNLVSNACKFSDPDTPVKVSFEAKPDAISMLVSNVGNEIPEEEHPLLFKKFAKISTRPNNEEANVGLGLFVVKTCVDALGGAVSHDRTPKGETIFKANFPVENN from the coding sequence TTGGAATCCACATCGCAATTGAAAGCGGAGCTGAAAAAAGCCCAGGACCAGATCGCCGAGTTGCATCGCGAAAAGAAGAGCTTCTTAAAAATCGTATCTCATGATTTGAGGTCGCCCATTAGTCGGATCATTGGCTTTGCCGATCTTCTCAAAAGAGATTTGGTAGATGATGAAGACCTGCGTCCATTTGCCGAAAATATCGAAGCGGCTGGCTGGAATTTAAGCAAAACCATTGCCAGGATTGTGGAAGTAGAACATTTTCTGTCAGAGGACCGTGAGTTAATTTTTCAATCGGTGGACTTGCATGCCAGCGCCGAATCCCTGGTTTTTGACTTGCAAGACAAATACCCTTCGGCACAGATTGTCATTTCCGAATCCGCGGACCCTGTTGAAGCCAAAGTCGATAAGCCCTATTTTGATCATATTTTCACAAATTTGGTGAGTAATGCTTGCAAATTTTCTGATCCGGATACACCGGTGAAAGTCTCGTTTGAGGCAAAACCAGACGCTATTTCGATGTTGGTTTCAAATGTGGGAAATGAAATTCCAGAAGAAGAACACCCACTCTTGTTCAAAAAGTTTGCTAAGATCAGTACCCGCCCGAATAATGAAGAAGCCAATGTGGGACTAGGCTTATTTGTGGTCAAAACATGCGTTGATGCACTCGGTGGAGCAGTCAGCCATGACCGAACCCCGAAAGGGGAGACCATCTTTAAAGCAAATTTTCCTGTGGAGAATAACTGA
- a CDS encoding glycosyl hydrolase: MAKYVFLLGVMLISITSLEAQRRRRGNSAPATVKFDQKLYEGLKWRSIGPFRGGRSAAVTSVPGKANLFYFGATGGGIWRTTDAGNSWENISDGYFGGSIGAIAVSEWDPNIMYVGGGEVTVRGNVSSGSGMWKSDNAGKTWSKIGLDNSRHIVRLRIHPKNPDLVYAAVMGDLYKSSNVRGIYRTKDGGKTWEQVLFVNSDAGAVELVMDPNNPRVLYASTWRIRRTPYSLSSGGPGSAIWKSTDGGDNWENISGNTGLPKGVWGISGITVSPVNSNRVWAIIENKDGGVYRSDDAGVTWNLVNKERKLRQRAWYYTKIYADTQDEDMVYVMNVRYHRSKDGGKTYQTFNAPHGDHHDLWIDPTDNQRMIIADDGGGQVSFDAGENWSTYNNQPTAQFYRVTTDNAFPYRIYGAQQDNSTVRIAHRTDGRFIGDSDWEPTAGGESAHIAVNPENDEIVYGGSYDGFLTRVNHETSEVRAVNVWPDNPMGHGAEDFKYRFQWNFPIFFSPHDASKLYTASNQLHLSTDEGQSWKVISPDLTRNDKSKLGSSGGPITQDNTSVEYYCTIFAAVESYHEEGVIWAGSDDGLIHVTKDGGENWQNVTPPAMPEWMMINSVEIDPFNKGGLYVAGTKYKLGDYAPYLYKTEDYGATWKKITNGIGAEDFTRVLRADPKRKGLLYAGTENGMYASFDDGASWQSLQMNLPIVPITDLAIKNDNLIAATQGRSFWLIDDLTVLHQLNNDVAQKSHHLFAPMPTYRMGGGNGRTSKTSGTNHPGGVMVHYYVKDTSSTDTISVAFKTQSGDLIRKFSTHPNKDDNEGKLKVAPGLNMMNWDMRYPGAKTFKGMILWWATTQGPKVTPGTYTVQMDVNGTSQETSFELMKDPRSSATQADLETQFDFLMSVRDKLTETNQAIIDIRKARGQIKGVMSRTEDENIKTLGKEMLKEMKSIEEALYQTKNESGQDPLNFPIRLNNKLGHLASLEGIGDAKPTDQAVAFKKEVTAEIDKYLDQLMVIVTDKVKAFNEAVYAAKIDAIQLDE, from the coding sequence ATGGCAAAATATGTCTTCCTACTCGGTGTGATGCTCATTAGCATTACTTCACTGGAAGCACAGCGCAGGCGTCGGGGCAATTCCGCTCCAGCCACGGTCAAATTCGATCAAAAGCTCTATGAGGGTCTAAAATGGCGAAGCATCGGCCCTTTTAGAGGTGGCAGATCTGCAGCCGTTACTTCCGTGCCCGGAAAAGCAAACCTGTTCTACTTCGGTGCGACTGGTGGTGGGATCTGGCGTACTACGGATGCTGGAAATTCCTGGGAAAACATATCAGACGGCTATTTTGGCGGATCGATTGGTGCTATTGCCGTTAGTGAATGGGATCCAAATATTATGTATGTCGGAGGCGGTGAAGTGACCGTTCGCGGAAATGTTTCCTCCGGAAGTGGCATGTGGAAATCAGATAATGCTGGCAAAACCTGGAGCAAAATTGGCCTGGATAATTCCCGCCACATCGTACGGTTGAGAATTCACCCAAAAAATCCTGATCTGGTCTATGCCGCTGTGATGGGAGACCTTTACAAATCTTCGAATGTACGCGGGATCTACCGAACCAAAGACGGGGGAAAAACCTGGGAACAGGTCCTTTTTGTGAACAGTGATGCAGGAGCTGTTGAATTGGTGATGGACCCAAATAACCCAAGAGTCCTTTATGCCTCCACCTGGAGAATCAGAAGAACTCCGTACAGCCTTTCCAGTGGTGGTCCTGGATCAGCGATATGGAAAAGTACCGATGGTGGCGATAACTGGGAAAATATTTCCGGCAACACCGGATTGCCTAAAGGAGTTTGGGGAATCTCAGGAATTACGGTCTCTCCCGTAAATTCCAATCGCGTTTGGGCCATCATTGAGAACAAAGATGGTGGTGTTTATCGGTCAGATGATGCTGGAGTAACCTGGAATCTGGTCAATAAAGAGCGTAAATTGAGACAAAGAGCCTGGTACTACACCAAGATATACGCCGATACACAGGATGAAGACATGGTATACGTCATGAATGTGCGTTACCATCGATCCAAAGATGGAGGTAAAACTTACCAGACATTCAACGCACCACATGGCGATCACCACGACTTATGGATCGACCCAACGGACAATCAGCGCATGATCATCGCCGATGATGGCGGAGGGCAAGTCTCATTCGACGCTGGAGAAAACTGGTCTACCTACAACAATCAGCCTACCGCGCAGTTCTACCGAGTTACTACGGATAATGCATTCCCTTATCGAATTTATGGTGCTCAACAGGATAACAGTACCGTACGAATTGCTCACAGAACAGATGGAAGATTCATCGGTGACAGTGATTGGGAACCTACGGCAGGAGGTGAAAGCGCTCACATTGCAGTAAATCCTGAAAATGATGAGATCGTTTACGGTGGCAGTTATGATGGATTTTTGACGCGTGTCAATCATGAAACCAGTGAAGTGCGTGCAGTGAATGTATGGCCGGACAACCCCATGGGGCACGGTGCAGAAGATTTCAAATATCGTTTCCAATGGAACTTCCCGATCTTCTTCTCCCCGCACGATGCCAGCAAACTTTACACTGCTTCCAACCAATTGCATTTGAGTACAGATGAAGGGCAATCCTGGAAAGTGATCAGTCCTGACCTGACTCGTAATGACAAAAGTAAGCTCGGTTCCTCTGGCGGACCTATCACCCAGGATAACACCAGTGTAGAGTACTATTGTACCATCTTCGCAGCGGTAGAGTCTTATCATGAAGAAGGTGTGATCTGGGCAGGATCCGATGACGGACTGATCCACGTCACCAAAGATGGTGGGGAAAACTGGCAAAATGTGACTCCTCCAGCAATGCCAGAATGGATGATGATCAACAGTGTAGAGATCGATCCTTTTAACAAAGGAGGGCTTTACGTAGCAGGTACGAAATATAAGCTTGGAGACTATGCGCCTTATCTGTACAAAACTGAGGACTATGGTGCTACCTGGAAAAAGATCACCAATGGCATTGGTGCGGAGGATTTCACGCGGGTGTTAAGAGCGGATCCAAAAAGAAAAGGCTTGTTATATGCCGGAACGGAGAATGGCATGTATGCCTCATTCGACGATGGTGCTAGTTGGCAATCCCTACAAATGAACCTGCCGATTGTACCGATCACTGATCTTGCCATCAAAAATGACAACCTCATCGCAGCCACTCAAGGTAGAAGTTTCTGGCTGATTGATGACCTCACTGTGCTGCATCAGTTGAACAATGACGTAGCTCAGAAGTCACATCACTTGTTTGCTCCAATGCCTACTTATCGCATGGGTGGTGGCAATGGACGAACGTCTAAAACATCAGGAACTAATCATCCTGGAGGAGTTATGGTCCATTACTATGTGAAGGACACGAGTTCAACTGACACGATCAGTGTTGCTTTCAAAACTCAGTCCGGAGACCTTATACGGAAGTTCTCAACCCATCCTAACAAGGATGATAACGAAGGGAAACTCAAAGTAGCGCCAGGACTGAACATGATGAATTGGGACATGAGATACCCAGGTGCTAAAACCTTCAAAGGCATGATTTTGTGGTGGGCAACTACCCAGGGCCCTAAGGTGACTCCAGGCACGTATACGGTTCAGATGGACGTCAATGGAACAAGTCAGGAAACCAGTTTCGAATTGATGAAGGACCCAAGGAGCAGTGCTACTCAAGCTGATCTCGAGACTCAATTCGATTTCTTAATGTCTGTTCGCGATAAATTGACGGAGACTAATCAAGCCATCATTGATATTCGTAAAGCTCGAGGGCAAATCAAAGGTGTGATGTCCCGCACGGAGGATGAGAACATCAAAACACTCGGCAAGGAAATGTTGAAAGAGATGAAATCCATTGAGGAAGCACTTTATCAGACCAAAAATGAAAGTGGTCAGGACCCTTTGAACTTCCCGATCCGATTGAATAACAAATTGGGGCATCTGGCATCATTGGAAGGTATCGGTGATGCGAAACCAACCGATCAGGCTGTGGCCTTCAAGAAGGAAGTTACTGCCGAGATCGATAAATACCTTGATCAATTGATGGTGATCGTGACGGATAAGGTGAAAGCATTCAACGAAGCTGTTTACGCCGCTAAGATCGACGCGATCCAGTTGGATGAGTAA
- the lhgO gene encoding L-2-hydroxyglutarate oxidase has protein sequence MYNVVIVGGGIVGLASALRLKEANPKLKIAVIEKEKTLASHQTGHNSGVIHSGLYYKPGSYKAKNCISGYNSLVSFCEEEGISYEICGKVVVATQESQLGPLETLYERGNANGLSGLRKLSSKEEIQEYEPHVNGIAGIFVPQTGIVDYVEVANKYAEKFQHFGGEIFTDNKIKKVTKRTDKLLQVETSHETLTTRFLINCAGLYSDKVAKTTQTKVDYKIIPFRGEYFKLKPEKEHLVKNLIYPVPDPNFPFLGVHFTRMIHGGIEAGPNAVLAYRREGYTKSAVHLGEFFESLFYPGFRKVAAKYWKTGFGELYRSYSKSAFTKALQELIPEVEKKDLVAGGAGVRAQACDRKGGLLDDFLVLENDNIINVGNAPSPAATSSLAIGKQVADLTMEKLG, from the coding sequence ATGTACAACGTTGTAATTGTAGGTGGGGGAATCGTAGGTCTGGCTTCGGCTTTGAGACTCAAAGAAGCTAATCCCAAGCTCAAGATTGCGGTCATTGAAAAGGAGAAAACACTCGCCAGTCATCAGACCGGGCACAATAGTGGTGTGATCCATTCCGGCCTCTATTATAAACCCGGTAGTTACAAAGCCAAAAATTGCATTTCGGGATACAATTCACTGGTCAGTTTCTGTGAGGAAGAAGGCATTTCTTACGAGATCTGTGGCAAGGTAGTTGTCGCTACACAAGAAAGTCAGTTAGGACCTTTAGAGACTTTGTATGAGCGTGGAAATGCCAACGGGTTGTCAGGGCTTAGAAAACTAAGTTCCAAAGAAGAGATCCAGGAATATGAACCACATGTCAATGGCATCGCTGGAATCTTCGTTCCACAAACGGGTATTGTAGATTATGTTGAAGTAGCCAATAAATACGCCGAGAAGTTCCAGCATTTTGGAGGTGAGATCTTCACGGATAATAAGATCAAGAAAGTCACTAAAAGAACGGACAAGCTACTTCAAGTGGAGACCAGTCATGAAACGCTAACTACTCGATTTCTTATCAACTGCGCTGGACTCTACTCGGACAAAGTGGCCAAAACCACGCAAACCAAAGTGGATTACAAGATCATCCCTTTCCGTGGCGAGTACTTCAAACTGAAACCCGAGAAAGAGCATTTGGTCAAAAATCTGATCTATCCGGTGCCTGACCCCAACTTTCCATTCCTTGGCGTCCATTTTACACGAATGATCCATGGTGGCATTGAAGCGGGCCCAAATGCGGTTCTTGCTTATCGCAGAGAAGGCTATACCAAATCAGCCGTTCATCTGGGTGAATTTTTCGAATCGTTGTTTTATCCCGGCTTCAGAAAAGTAGCCGCAAAATACTGGAAGACCGGTTTTGGAGAATTGTACCGTTCCTATTCAAAAAGTGCTTTTACCAAAGCACTACAAGAGTTGATCCCTGAGGTAGAGAAGAAAGACCTTGTCGCTGGTGGCGCAGGGGTTCGGGCCCAGGCCTGTGATCGTAAAGGTGGCCTATTGGACGATTTTCTGGTATTGGAGAATGATAACATCATCAATGTGGGGAATGCACCTTCTCCGGCTGCAACCTCTAGTCTTGCTATTGGAAAACAAGTGGCTGATCTGACGATGGAGAAGTTGGGGTGA